Part of the Choloepus didactylus isolate mChoDid1 chromosome 10, mChoDid1.pri, whole genome shotgun sequence genome is shown below.
cataaaagtttatttattgaGAATAGAAACTTAAATGAGAAATATTTggggaattttttatttaaatgtgatGGTCATCTTCATCTTAAAGTACACTGAATCATAAATTCTAGTCCTTAGATCTTAGGATCACATGATTTTGATGTAAACCTAATGTAAGAAGCATTTTCTTTAATCTTTGAAGATTCTACTATGTGATTTGTTGTCTTTTTGGTATCTCACCATGACTCTTTGCATGGCACCCTTCACTtccttgttcctcaggctgtaAATGAAGGGATTCATCATGGGGATGATGACTGCATAGAACAAGGAAATAATTTTGTCACCCTCTGCTGAGTAGAGGGACTTGTGTCTCATGAACCTGACCAATCCTGTTCCATAATATATGGTCACAACAATCAAGTGGGGAGTACAGGTGGAAAAAGATTTTCTAATGCCCTCCTTTGAGTCTATTCTCATTACAGCAACCAGAATGTGAATGTATGAGAAGATAATGAGTATAAAAGGGAATAACACTATCCCGGCACCTACTACCATCTTTACTGTCTCCTGCAGGGAGGTATCACCACAGAACATGTGAAGAATGACAGGAAATTCACAGAAAATATAGTCAATAATATAAGGACCACAGAGTGGAACAATTATGAAGTAAAGAGGCACTACTGTTGCAAAAATGCTGATGGTCCAGGTGCCCAGAGCCAGGGCCAGACACACAGAAGAGTTCATGATGAGCAGATATCTAAGTGGGTAACAAATGGCCACATAGCGATCAACAGCCATCACTGCAAGCATAAAGCACTCAGTTGCCTCAAGGAATGATGTAACATAGGTTTGGGCAAGGCAGAAGTTATAAGAGATAACTTTTCTGGTTGACAAGAAGTTAAGGAGCATCTTGGGAACCACAAGTGTGCTAAAAAACATGTTGATAAATGCCAGATGACAGAGGAAGTAATACATGGGTGTctggagaaagaaatcaagaaccACTAAGGAGATGACTGCTG
Proteins encoded:
- the LOC119505204 gene encoding olfactory receptor 2A12-like, which produces MKQENSSTITELILMGFSNLPQAEIPLFFLFSLAYLVNLFGNTAVISLVVLDFFLQTPMYYFLCHLAFINMFFSTLVVPKMLLNFLSTRKVISYNFCLAQTYVTSFLEATECFMLAVMAVDRYVAICYPLRYLLIMNSSVCLALALGTWTISIFATVVPLYFIIVPLCGPYIIDYIFCEFPVILHMFCGDTSLQETVKMVVGAGIVLFPFILIIFSYIHILVAVMRIDSKEGIRKSFSTCTPHLIVVTIYYGTGLVRFMRHKSLYSAEGDKIISLFYAVIIPMMNPFIYSLRNKEVKGAMQRVMVRYQKDNKSHSRIFKD